From the genome of Bacteroidota bacterium, one region includes:
- a CDS encoding fumarylacetoacetate hydrolase family protein, protein MKFICIGRNYADHAKELKNDVPAEPVIFLKPDTAHLRNNLPFYIPSFSNDVHHELELVIRIDKHGKKIEERFAHKYYNEITVGIDFTARDKQSELKAKGLPWELAKAFDYSAAVGNMVDKTRFADLQNLNIQLLKNGQLVQNGNTADMLFNINKIISFVSQYITLKKGDFIFTGTPAGVGPVAIGDRLQGFLENEMLFDFEIK, encoded by the coding sequence ATGAAATTTATTTGCATAGGCCGCAACTATGCCGACCACGCCAAAGAACTGAAAAACGACGTTCCTGCTGAACCCGTTATTTTTCTTAAACCTGATACTGCCCACCTGCGCAACAACTTGCCGTTTTACATCCCTTCGTTTAGCAATGATGTGCACCACGAGCTTGAGTTGGTAATACGTATTGACAAGCACGGTAAAAAAATTGAAGAACGCTTTGCCCACAAATATTATAACGAAATTACTGTGGGTATTGACTTTACCGCCCGTGATAAGCAAAGCGAGCTAAAAGCAAAAGGCTTACCGTGGGAACTGGCTAAAGCTTTTGATTACTCGGCTGCTGTGGGGAACATGGTGGATAAAACCCGCTTTGCCGATTTGCAAAACCTAAACATACAGTTGCTAAAAAACGGGCAGCTGGTGCAAAACGGTAATACGGCTGATATGCTGTTTAATATCAACAAAATAATCAGTTTTGTATCTCAATACATCACGCTTAAAAAAGGAGATTTTATTTTCACAGGTACTCCTGCCGGAGTGGGCCCCGTTGCCATAGGCGACCGCCTGCAAGGCTTTCTAGAAAACGAAATGCTGTTTGATTTCGAAATAAAGTAA